One window of the Mycobacterium haemophilum DSM 44634 genome contains the following:
- the mihF gene encoding integration host factor, actinobacterial type: MALPQLTDEQRAAALEKAAAARRARAELKDRLKRGGTNLTQVLKDAESDEVLGKMKVSALLEALPKVGKVKAQEIMTELEIAPTRRLRGLGERQRKALLEKFGSA, from the coding sequence GTGGCCCTTCCCCAGTTGACCGACGAGCAGCGCGCGGCCGCGTTGGAGAAGGCTGCTGCCGCACGTCGAGCACGAGCAGAGCTCAAGGATCGGCTCAAGCGCGGCGGCACCAACCTCACGCAGGTGCTGAAGGATGCTGAGAGTGATGAAGTCTTGGGCAAGATGAAGGTGTCTGCGCTACTGGAGGCATTGCCGAAGGTGGGCAAGGTCAAAGCGCAGGAGATCATGACCGAGCTGGAAATCGCGCCGACCCGCCGGCTACGCGGCCTCGGCGAGCGTCAGCGCAAGGCACTGCTGGAAAAGTTCGGCTCTGCCTAG
- the gmk gene encoding guanylate kinase, which yields MSARGGPDAEHGACSERTDKGRVVVLSGPSAVGKSTVVRCLRERIPDLHFSVSATTREPRPGEVDGVDYHFVSPARFQQLIDQGALLEWAEIHGGLHRSGTLAEPVRAAAAAGLPVLIEVDLAGARAVKKAMPEAIAVFLAPPSWEDLEARLAGRGTETPEVIRRRLETARIELAAQDDFDEVVVNRRLESACAELVSLLVGTASGSA from the coding sequence GTGAGCGCGCGCGGGGGACCGGACGCTGAGCACGGGGCATGTAGCGAGCGAACGGATAAGGGACGTGTGGTCGTGCTGTCCGGTCCCTCGGCGGTCGGCAAGTCAACGGTGGTCAGGTGTTTGCGCGAGCGGATCCCGGACCTGCATTTCAGTGTGTCGGCCACGACGCGAGAGCCGAGGCCGGGTGAGGTTGACGGTGTCGACTACCACTTCGTCAGCCCCGCCCGATTCCAGCAGCTGATCGACCAGGGCGCATTGCTGGAATGGGCCGAGATCCACGGGGGGCTGCACCGCTCGGGCACACTGGCCGAGCCGGTGCGGGCCGCCGCTGCGGCCGGTCTTCCGGTGCTTATCGAGGTCGACCTGGCTGGTGCCAGGGCGGTCAAGAAGGCGATGCCTGAGGCCATCGCCGTGTTTCTAGCACCGCCTAGCTGGGAGGATCTGGAAGCCAGGCTGGCTGGCCGCGGCACCGAAACACCCGAGGTCATTCGGCGTCGGCTCGAGACCGCGCGTATCGAATTGGCGGCACAAGACGACTTCGACGAGGTCGTGGTCAACCGTCGATTGGAGTCTGCGTGCGCCGAATTGGTATCCTTGCTGGTGGGAACCGCGTCGGGCTCGGCATGA
- a CDS encoding PPE family protein encodes MTEPLWLAWPPEELSTELNGGVGIGPLLASALHHSGLSVEYRKAALQISIVLEVVAHHGWDGETAEAFVGAYMTLLQWLIRAAADSEEVAAQQELAATAYTVAVASMPTQLELAANRAMWAVLMATNFFGINTIPIAANEAEYAAMWIRAAATMAAYEATSRVVLSSMPELDPPPPILKSDASTWLANSPQVATVALGGVVANLGAATGLAGLSGLADGESSAIPDVVPALVPVAAAPVALTAAWGARTSDFGAESLGFAGTVRNEAVVEVAGLTTLAGDDFGGGPTMPMVPSTWVPDRAGLGEAT; translated from the coding sequence ATGACAGAGCCGCTGTGGCTGGCCTGGCCGCCTGAGGAGCTCTCGACGGAGCTGAACGGCGGCGTTGGGATCGGGCCACTGTTGGCTTCCGCCTTGCACCATTCAGGGCTCAGCGTCGAATACCGCAAGGCGGCGTTACAAATCTCAATAGTGCTAGAGGTGGTGGCGCACCACGGGTGGGACGGAGAAACCGCCGAGGCGTTTGTGGGCGCGTACATGACGCTTTTGCAGTGGCTGATCCGAGCCGCCGCGGACAGCGAGGAAGTGGCCGCCCAACAAGAGCTCGCGGCCACGGCCTACACCGTCGCGGTAGCGTCCATGCCGACCCAGCTTGAGCTGGCCGCTAACCGTGCCATGTGGGCGGTGTTGATGGCGACCAATTTCTTTGGTATCAACACCATTCCCATCGCGGCCAACGAGGCAGAGTATGCGGCGATGTGGATCCGGGCCGCCGCCACGATGGCGGCCTATGAAGCAACTTCCAGGGTGGTGTTGTCCTCGATGCCGGAGCTCGACCCCCCGCCGCCGATCCTGAAATCCGACGCGTCTACCTGGTTGGCCAACTCGCCGCAGGTGGCGACGGTGGCCCTCGGTGGTGTTGTCGCCAACCTCGGGGCGGCCACCGGCCTGGCGGGGCTATCCGGCCTGGCTGACGGTGAGTCGTCTGCGATTCCCGACGTAGTGCCGGCGCTAGTGCCCGTGGCGGCTGCGCCGGTTGCGTTGACGGCTGCCTGGGGTGCTCGGACGTCCGATTTTGGCGCGGAATCGTTGGGGTTTGCTGGCACGGTACGCAACGAGGCGGTCGTTGAGGTGGCTGGGTTGACCACGCTGGCTGGTGATGATTTCGGCGGCGGTCCAACGATGCCGATGGTGCCGAGCACCTGGGTCCCCGATCGGGCGGGGCTCGGCGAGGCAACGTGA
- a CDS encoding PE family protein encodes MTLRVVPEGLEAASAAIEALTVHLAAVHAEAAPFIAAVVPPGSDPVSVQNAVGFSVHGIQHAAVAAQGVEELGRSGVGVAESGASYAIGDTLAAASYLGGGL; translated from the coding sequence ATGACGTTGCGAGTCGTTCCTGAAGGGCTGGAAGCCGCCAGTGCCGCGATCGAGGCATTGACCGTCCACCTGGCTGCCGTGCATGCCGAGGCGGCCCCGTTTATCGCGGCGGTGGTCCCGCCTGGGTCGGATCCGGTGTCGGTGCAGAACGCGGTTGGGTTTAGCGTTCACGGTATTCAGCATGCGGCGGTGGCTGCTCAGGGGGTTGAGGAGCTCGGCCGTTCCGGGGTCGGGGTGGCTGAATCAGGCGCTAGTTATGCGATAGGGGACACGCTGGCGGCAGCGTCGTACCTCGGCGGTGGCCTATGA
- a CDS encoding lysoplasmalogenase, whose product MEVPYAPRLVAGGWVVASWAGLAYGVYLTVIALRSPPGTALTGHWILQPPFKALMAVLLAVAAGAHPIVRERLWLIAALLLSAAGDWLLAIPWWTESFVLGLAAFLLAHLCFLAALVPLLAPSRTRVAGVILVCLASVVLLIWFWPHLGADKLTIPVTVYIVVLCAMVCAALLAQLPTIWTAVGAVCFAVSDAMIAIGRFILGNEALAVPIWWSYAAAEVLITAGFFFGRERPKNASASA is encoded by the coding sequence ATGGAGGTACCGTACGCACCCCGGCTGGTGGCCGGCGGTTGGGTGGTGGCCAGCTGGGCGGGTCTCGCCTACGGCGTGTATTTGACAGTGATCGCGTTACGCTCCCCGCCCGGGACCGCGCTGACCGGGCACTGGATTCTGCAGCCGCCGTTCAAGGCATTGATGGCGGTGCTGTTGGCGGTCGCTGCGGGGGCACACCCGATCGTCCGCGAGCGGCTGTGGCTGATTGCCGCGCTGCTGTTGTCAGCAGCCGGCGACTGGTTGTTGGCGATCCCGTGGTGGACGGAGTCCTTCGTTTTGGGCCTGGCGGCATTCCTGTTGGCGCACCTGTGCTTCCTGGCCGCATTAGTGCCGCTGCTGGCGCCGTCCCGGACTCGCGTAGCCGGCGTGATCTTGGTGTGCCTGGCCTCGGTGGTGCTGCTGATCTGGTTCTGGCCTCACCTGGGCGCTGACAAACTGACGATTCCGGTGACGGTCTACATCGTCGTGCTGTGCGCCATGGTCTGCGCTGCGCTACTGGCGCAGCTGCCGACGATCTGGACCGCGGTGGGGGCGGTGTGTTTCGCGGTGTCGGACGCGATGATCGCCATCGGCCGGTTCATCCTGGGCAACGAGGCGCTGGCGGTGCCTATCTGGTGGTCGTATGCCGCGGCCGAGGTTCTGATCACAGCCGGGTTCTTCTTCGGTCGAGAGCGGCCGAAGAACGCGTCTGCGTCCGCCTAA
- a CDS encoding alpha/beta hydrolase, with protein sequence MPSLDSTADEKPGIDPILLKVLDAVPFRLSAGDGIEAVRQRLRDLPRRMVHPELRVEDRAIPGPAGPVGIRIYWPPTNPGRSTGSYRPPVVLYFHGGGFVMGDLDTHDGSSRLHAVGADAIVVSVEYRLAPEHPYPAAIEDAWAATLWVAEHGPEIGGDTARMAVAGDSAGGTIAAVIAQCARDNAYRGAYRGGPPLAFQLLWYPSTLWDQSLPSFQENATAPILDVEAIAAFSRWYAGEIDLSNPPADMAPGRAENLADLPAAYIGVAGYDPLRDDGIRYGELLAAAGVPVEVHNAETMVHGYLGYAGVVPAATAALDRGLAALRAALH encoded by the coding sequence ATGCCCAGCTTGGACAGCACAGCCGACGAGAAACCTGGTATCGACCCCATCCTGCTGAAGGTACTGGATGCGGTTCCGTTCCGGCTATCCGCCGGCGATGGGATCGAGGCGGTCCGACAGCGGTTGCGTGACCTGCCGCGCCGCATGGTGCACCCCGAACTGCGCGTCGAGGACCGGGCCATTCCCGGTCCAGCAGGCCCGGTCGGCATCCGGATTTATTGGCCACCAACCAATCCCGGTCGCAGCACAGGAAGCTACCGACCACCCGTCGTGCTGTATTTCCACGGCGGCGGCTTCGTCATGGGCGACCTCGACACCCACGACGGGTCCTCCCGCTTGCACGCCGTGGGCGCCGACGCGATCGTGGTGTCCGTCGAGTACCGGTTGGCACCCGAGCACCCCTACCCGGCTGCCATCGAAGACGCCTGGGCTGCAACATTATGGGTCGCCGAACACGGCCCCGAGATCGGTGGCGACACAGCCCGGATGGCCGTCGCCGGGGACTCAGCGGGTGGAACCATCGCCGCGGTGATCGCGCAATGCGCCCGCGACAATGCCTATCGTGGCGCCTATCGTGGCGGGCCTCCGCTGGCGTTCCAGCTGTTGTGGTATCCCTCCACGCTGTGGGACCAGTCACTGCCGTCGTTCCAGGAGAACGCCACCGCGCCGATTCTCGACGTCGAGGCGATCGCCGCGTTCTCCCGTTGGTACGCAGGCGAAATCGACTTGTCCAACCCGCCAGCTGACATGGCGCCGGGGCGGGCCGAGAACCTCGCCGATCTGCCAGCTGCCTACATCGGCGTCGCCGGTTACGACCCGCTGCGCGACGACGGGATACGGTACGGCGAATTGCTGGCAGCCGCCGGAGTTCCCGTCGAGGTGCACAACGCCGAGACGATGGTGCACGGCTACCTCGGCTACGCCGGTGTGGTGCCCGCGGCCACCGCCGCGCTAGATCGTGGGCTAGCCGCGTTGCGGGCAGCGTTGCACTAG
- the metK gene encoding methionine adenosyltransferase has product MSEKGRLFTSESVTEGHPDKICDAISDSILDALLAEDPRSRVAVETLVTTGQVHVVGEVTTSAKTAFADISNTVRERILEIGYDSSDKGFDGASCGVNIGIGAQSPDIAQGVDTAHEARVEGAADPLDAQGAGDQGLMFGYAINDTPELMPLPIALAHRLSRRLTEVRKNGVLPYLRPDGKTQVTIAYEDNVPVRLDTVVISTQHAADIDLDATLSPDIREKVLNTVLDDLSHDTLDASSVRVLVNPTGKFVLGGPMGDAGLTGRKIIVDTYGGWARHGGGAFSGKDPSKVDRSAAYAMRWVAKNIVAAGLAQRVEVQVAYAIGKAAPVGLFVETFGTETVDPVKIEKAIGEVFDLRPGAIIRDLHLLRPIYAQTAAYGHFGRTDVELPWEQLNKVDDLKRAI; this is encoded by the coding sequence GTGAGTGAGAAGGGTCGGCTGTTCACCAGTGAGTCGGTGACCGAGGGACATCCCGACAAGATCTGTGACGCGATCAGCGACTCGATCCTGGACGCACTTTTGGCGGAGGATCCCCGCTCACGTGTCGCGGTCGAGACGTTGGTCACCACCGGGCAGGTGCACGTGGTGGGTGAAGTGACGACGTCGGCCAAGACGGCGTTCGCTGATATCAGTAATACGGTCCGCGAGCGCATCCTCGAGATCGGCTACGACTCGTCGGACAAGGGCTTCGATGGGGCGTCGTGCGGGGTCAACATCGGCATCGGCGCTCAGTCGCCTGACATTGCCCAAGGCGTCGACACCGCCCATGAGGCACGCGTCGAGGGCGCGGCGGATCCGCTGGATGCCCAGGGCGCCGGCGACCAGGGCCTGATGTTCGGCTACGCGATCAACGACACCCCGGAACTGATGCCGCTACCCATCGCGCTGGCCCACCGGCTGTCCCGACGGCTGACCGAGGTACGCAAGAACGGCGTGCTGCCCTACCTGCGTCCCGACGGCAAGACTCAGGTCACCATCGCCTACGAGGACAATGTCCCAGTCCGCTTGGACACGGTGGTCATCTCCACGCAGCATGCCGCCGATATCGACCTGGACGCCACGCTGTCTCCCGATATCCGGGAGAAGGTGCTCAACACCGTTCTCGACGACCTGTCCCATGACACGTTGGATGCATCGTCGGTGCGTGTGCTGGTGAACCCAACCGGCAAGTTCGTGCTCGGTGGGCCGATGGGCGATGCGGGGCTGACCGGTCGCAAGATCATCGTCGACACCTACGGTGGCTGGGCGCGCCACGGCGGCGGCGCCTTCTCCGGCAAGGATCCGTCCAAGGTGGACCGGTCGGCGGCCTACGCCATGCGCTGGGTGGCTAAGAACATCGTCGCTGCCGGGCTGGCGCAGCGGGTCGAGGTGCAGGTGGCCTACGCCATCGGCAAAGCCGCCCCGGTCGGCTTGTTCGTCGAGACCTTTGGCACCGAGACGGTCGACCCGGTCAAGATCGAGAAAGCCATCGGCGAGGTGTTCGATCTGCGCCCCGGCGCGATCATCCGCGACCTGCACCTGCTGCGCCCGATCTACGCGCAGACCGCCGCCTATGGGCATTTCGGCCGCACCGACGTCGAACTGCCGTGGGAGCAGCTCAACAAGGTTGACGACCTCAAGCGCGCTATCTAG
- a CDS encoding pyridoxamine 5'-phosphate oxidase family protein — MGKEFSRLDPSLREFIGKQAMFFVATAPSQGGRVNLSPKGYRDTFAVLDDHTVGYLDLFGSGAETIAHLRDNGRITIMFCSFTRNSRILRLFGTGRVVRPDDVEFDNLRTHFGPLHPGVRCAIIIDVERIADACGYAVPYYELIDERPVLDAAHRTATDEKFAHIIDRNRHSIDGLPALEPDHPLPG; from the coding sequence GTGGGGAAGGAGTTTTCGCGCCTTGACCCGTCGCTACGAGAGTTCATCGGCAAACAGGCCATGTTTTTCGTAGCGACTGCGCCCTCCCAAGGAGGCCGAGTCAACCTCTCCCCCAAAGGATACCGTGACACGTTCGCGGTGCTAGACGACCACACCGTCGGCTATCTCGATCTGTTCGGAAGCGGTGCTGAAACCATCGCCCACTTACGTGACAATGGCCGGATCACCATCATGTTCTGCTCGTTCACCCGCAACTCGCGGATCTTGCGGCTATTCGGCACCGGCCGCGTCGTGCGACCAGACGACGTCGAATTCGACAATCTGCGAACACATTTCGGTCCTCTGCATCCGGGCGTGCGGTGCGCCATCATCATTGATGTGGAACGCATCGCCGACGCCTGCGGATACGCGGTGCCATATTACGAACTCATCGATGAACGGCCAGTGCTAGATGCGGCACACCGCACTGCCACCGACGAGAAGTTCGCTCACATCATCGATCGCAATCGACACAGCATCGATGGCCTGCCCGCGCTCGAGCCCGACCATCCGCTACCCGGCTAG
- the rpoZ gene encoding DNA-directed RNA polymerase subunit omega — MSISQSGASLGAVTAVDQFDPASGGQGAYDTPLGITNPPIDELLDRVSSKYALVIYAAKRARQINDYYNQLGEGILEYVGPLVEPGLQEKPLSIAMREIHADLLEHTEGE, encoded by the coding sequence GTGAGTATTTCGCAGTCCGGCGCGTCTCTGGGCGCCGTCACCGCCGTGGATCAGTTCGATCCAGCGTCAGGTGGGCAAGGCGCCTACGACACCCCGCTGGGCATCACCAACCCGCCCATTGACGAGTTGCTGGATCGTGTTTCGAGCAAATACGCCCTGGTGATCTACGCGGCCAAGCGGGCGCGCCAGATCAACGACTACTACAACCAGCTCGGCGAGGGCATCCTCGAATACGTGGGCCCGCTGGTGGAGCCTGGGCTGCAGGAGAAGCCGTTGTCCATCGCGATGCGCGAGATCCACGCCGATCTGCTCGAACACACCGAGGGCGAGTAA
- the coaBC gene encoding bifunctional phosphopantothenoylcysteine decarboxylase/phosphopantothenate--cysteine ligase CoaBC, with translation MDRKRVVVGVSGGIAAYKACTVVRQLAEAGHEVRVIPTESALRFVGAATFEALSGQPVHTGVFDDVPAVPHVHLGKQADLVVVAPATADLLARAVHGRADDLLTATLLTARCPILFAPAMHTEMWLHPATVDNVATLRRRGAVVLEPASGRLTGADSGAGRLPEAEEITTLAQLLLERHDALPYDLAGRKLLVTAGGTREPIDPVRFIGNRSSGKQGYAVARVAAQRGAEVTLIAGHTAGLIDPAGVDVVHVSSAQQLGDAVSKHAPDADVLVMAAAVADFRPAQVATAKIKKGPDDQDEPLIELVRNEDVLAGAVRARAHGQLPNMRAIVGFAAETGDANGDVLFHARAKLRRKGCDLLVVNAVGDGRAFEVDNNDGWLLASDGTELALQHGSKTLMASRIVDGIVTFLHGLPDLRDG, from the coding sequence ATGGACCGCAAGCGGGTCGTTGTCGGCGTCTCCGGGGGCATCGCCGCGTATAAGGCGTGCACGGTGGTTCGTCAGCTCGCTGAGGCCGGTCACGAGGTGCGGGTCATCCCGACCGAGTCGGCGTTGCGCTTCGTCGGGGCTGCCACCTTCGAGGCGCTCTCCGGCCAACCGGTGCACACCGGCGTATTCGACGACGTTCCGGCGGTGCCGCACGTGCACCTCGGCAAGCAGGCCGACCTGGTGGTGGTGGCGCCGGCCACCGCCGACCTGTTGGCCCGCGCAGTTCACGGCCGCGCCGACGATCTGTTGACCGCGACCCTGCTCACCGCGCGGTGTCCGATCCTGTTCGCGCCGGCGATGCACACCGAGATGTGGTTGCATCCGGCCACCGTCGACAACGTGGCCACGCTGCGTCGCCGCGGCGCGGTTGTGCTGGAACCCGCGTCCGGGCGCCTCACCGGTGCCGATAGCGGGGCGGGACGCCTGCCCGAGGCGGAAGAGATCACCACCCTTGCCCAGTTGCTGCTGGAGCGGCACGACGCTTTGCCCTATGACCTCGCGGGCCGCAAACTGCTGGTGACCGCCGGTGGCACCCGCGAGCCGATCGATCCGGTGCGCTTCATTGGGAACCGCAGCTCCGGTAAGCAGGGCTATGCCGTCGCACGGGTCGCCGCTCAGCGCGGCGCCGAAGTCACGTTGATCGCCGGGCACACCGCGGGGTTGATCGACCCTGCTGGGGTCGACGTGGTGCATGTCAGCTCGGCGCAGCAGCTCGGGGACGCCGTTTCCAAGCACGCTCCCGACGCGGATGTGTTGGTGATGGCGGCGGCCGTGGCTGACTTCCGGCCCGCCCAAGTCGCCACCGCCAAGATCAAAAAAGGCCCCGATGACCAGGACGAGCCGCTGATCGAGCTGGTGCGCAACGAGGACGTGTTGGCCGGCGCGGTGCGGGCCCGTGCGCACGGGCAGCTGCCCAACATGCGGGCCATTGTGGGATTCGCCGCCGAGACCGGCGACGCCAACGGCGACGTGCTGTTTCATGCTCGAGCTAAGCTGCGGCGCAAGGGCTGTGACCTTTTGGTCGTGAACGCTGTGGGCGACGGCAGGGCCTTTGAGGTGGACAATAACGACGGCTGGCTGCTGGCGTCCGACGGTACCGAGTTGGCGCTACAGCACGGCTCCAAGACGCTGATGGCCAGTCGTATCGTTGATGGGATCGTCACCTTCCTGCACGGCCTTCCCGATCTGCGAGACGGGTGA
- a CDS encoding alpha/beta hydrolase, whose product MTEPTTARPDIDPTLKALLDVFPLTFSVADGIEVARGKLEQLKAPPEMLPDLRIEDRTVGYGERTDIPVRIYWPPTSTNDGWPIVVFYHGGGWSIGSLDTHDAIARAHAVGADAIVVSVGYRLAPEHPFPAGIEDSWAALRWVAEHSAELGGDPRRIAVAGDSAGGNIAAVMTQLARDNRDSGGPNVVFQLLWYPSTTADLSLPSFTQNADAPILDRNVIEAFLTWYIPGLDISDHTTLPATLAPANAADLSGLPPAFIGVAEHDPVRDDGARYADLLNSAGVPAELRHEPTMVHGYISFALVVPAAAKAMNRGLAALRKALHSSPQ is encoded by the coding sequence ATGACGGAGCCCACGACCGCCCGGCCAGATATCGATCCGACGCTCAAGGCGCTGCTCGACGTATTCCCGCTGACCTTCAGCGTCGCCGACGGCATCGAGGTCGCACGCGGAAAACTCGAGCAGCTCAAGGCACCCCCGGAGATGCTTCCCGACCTGCGGATCGAGGATCGGACCGTCGGATATGGCGAACGGACCGACATCCCGGTTCGGATCTACTGGCCGCCCACTAGCACCAATGACGGCTGGCCCATCGTCGTTTTCTACCACGGCGGCGGCTGGTCTATCGGGAGCCTGGATACCCACGACGCGATCGCCCGCGCGCACGCCGTCGGCGCGGACGCAATTGTGGTGTCCGTCGGCTACCGACTGGCCCCGGAGCATCCGTTCCCGGCCGGAATTGAGGACAGCTGGGCGGCATTGCGGTGGGTAGCCGAGCATAGCGCCGAGCTAGGCGGTGACCCACGCCGGATCGCCGTCGCTGGGGATTCCGCGGGCGGCAACATCGCAGCGGTCATGACACAGCTGGCCCGCGACAATCGTGATAGTGGCGGACCGAACGTGGTTTTCCAATTGTTGTGGTACCCGTCGACCACCGCCGACCTGTCGCTGCCGTCTTTCACCCAGAATGCCGATGCACCAATCCTGGACCGCAACGTCATTGAAGCGTTTCTGACCTGGTACATTCCCGGCCTCGACATCAGCGACCACACGACGCTGCCTGCCACCCTCGCCCCAGCCAATGCCGCTGACCTATCCGGTCTGCCTCCTGCCTTCATCGGCGTCGCCGAACATGACCCAGTGCGAGACGACGGAGCTCGGTACGCCGACCTCCTCAACTCGGCCGGGGTGCCAGCAGAGTTGCGCCACGAGCCGACCATGGTGCACGGCTACATCAGCTTCGCACTGGTAGTGCCCGCCGCCGCCAAGGCGATGAACCGGGGGCTGGCAGCGCTGCGGAAGGCGCTGCACTCCTCGCCCCAGTAG
- a CDS encoding PPE family protein, giving the protein MTSTEWMAFPPEMQSAMLNFGAGVGPMLNSASHNSQLAIQYAEAASQVEALLGEVRSGGWQGQAAEAFVAAYLPFLAWLIKAAADSMEVADQQEVVAAAYEAAVDAMPTEVELAANQVMRGVLKATNFFGVNTIPIAINEADYVRMWVQAATTMAAYEATSRVVLASTPQTSSPPLILKSDAPTRMANSPQVKTAALGGVVANLGAVTGLAGLSGLAGLSGLDAGQSSAIPDVAPALAPVAAAPVALTATWGARTSDFGAGPLGFAGTVRNEAVVEVAGLTTLAGDDFGGGPRVPMVPSIWAPDRAGLGKAR; this is encoded by the coding sequence ATGACGAGCACGGAGTGGATGGCCTTCCCTCCCGAGATGCAATCGGCGATGCTGAACTTCGGCGCAGGTGTCGGGCCCATGTTGAACTCTGCCTCGCACAACTCACAGCTCGCCATCCAATACGCAGAGGCGGCATCACAGGTCGAGGCGTTGTTGGGGGAGGTTCGGTCCGGGGGATGGCAGGGGCAAGCCGCTGAGGCGTTTGTGGCCGCGTATCTGCCGTTTCTGGCATGGCTGATAAAAGCCGCCGCCGACTCCATGGAAGTGGCCGATCAACAAGAGGTTGTGGCCGCGGCCTACGAGGCCGCAGTAGACGCCATGCCGACCGAGGTCGAGTTGGCCGCCAACCAGGTCATGCGTGGTGTGTTGAAGGCGACCAATTTCTTTGGCGTCAACACCATCCCCATTGCGATCAACGAGGCAGATTATGTGCGGATGTGGGTCCAGGCCGCTACCACGATGGCGGCCTATGAAGCAACTTCCAGGGTGGTGTTGGCCTCGACGCCACAGACCAGCTCCCCGCCGCTGATCCTGAAATCCGACGCGCCTACCAGGATGGCCAACTCCCCGCAGGTGAAGACGGCTGCCCTCGGTGGTGTTGTCGCCAACCTCGGGGCGGTTACCGGCTTGGCGGGGCTATCCGGGTTGGCGGGGCTATCTGGCCTGGATGCCGGTCAGTCGTCTGCGATTCCCGATGTAGCGCCAGCGCTGGCGCCTGTGGCGGCCGCGCCGGTTGCGTTGACGGCTACCTGGGGTGCTCGGACGTCCGATTTTGGCGCGGGACCGTTGGGGTTTGCTGGCACGGTACGCAACGAGGCGGTCGTTGAGGTGGCTGGGTTGACCACGCTGGCTGGTGATGATTTCGGTGGCGGTCCAAGGGTACCGATGGTGCCGAGCATCTGGGCTCCCGATCGGGCGGGGCTCGGCAAGGCACGGTGA